The sequence below is a genomic window from Phoenix dactylifera cultivar Barhee BC4 chromosome 16, palm_55x_up_171113_PBpolish2nd_filt_p, whole genome shotgun sequence.
GTAGTAAAATAGACGATAAAAGAGATGTACAAATGTGCCAAAGCTTACCCTTTTTGAGAGTCCTAATCTCATGAAAATAGCTGAAAAGGCTGATCGATTTTGCATTTCCTTGAGTATCAGACAAAATACATTTGCATAATATAATCAGTGAATCTGTTCTTTTTCAATGGCCATTGTGTCGATAGCTGTTCGCTTTGACCAAATCTCACTTTCAAGAATATTGGCGCTTATACTTTTTAGCTGCTAGACCATTCAAGATATTTAATAATCTACActtgcaaaaaaaatataaaaaaggcaCGGTTTCTAGAAGCTATTAAGTCTTTGTCTTCTAGAATGGTTAAAATGTTGGATTTTATCTTCCGTCGTGGTATAAACTTGATATTATTTGCTTTCTCTACCTTTTGGAGAAAGTAGCAACTGAAATTTGATGTGTATCCTAGTTTTCAGACATTTAGTACTGTTACAGTACAAATGGAAGAAATTCTTTTATGCCTTCGATtcattttcttaaaataaatcTATGATTTGAATTCCATTTAAGTTTTGTAAAATGGGTTTTGACTTTTCTGTTAGATTTTATCAATGCGTAATATTTACCAAAAATTGTATAGCTGTCAGTTTTGTCCCAACTCTACCTGAAAACAGGTACATTTGTGGAGGCACCTGTGACCATGTTGTTTGAAGATGCCGAGTAGTCATCAGCAATCAACTCCATACTAGGCATTAGACGCAAAACTTGTGTTTTATAGCCCTTTCAACCTGCACTATCTTATGTTCTCTCCGTATGTTCTTTTCTCATTGTCCTGGATAAAGGGAAATCAGGCATGAGCGGATGGGCACTTAGTACCCCTTTTAGTTGTTGACCTAGTCCCCTATTTGGTGTATTACATAACTAAAAAGAGCGTGATCTATTAATAGATGAAAAGCAACTTCTAGGGCTGCATAATTACATCAGCCCTTAAGGCTAATCAATTTTAGGGGTTTTTAAGGcttacattttttttccttccattttctttttctgcaaTAGCAAGCCTTTCTGAAGCACTTGTTAATTGCATCAAGTAGTTGTTTATGAGCTGATGTTATTGATTCTTCGTAATTGAATGGATGATGCTTCTCATGTTGTTTATTAACGGAAGGGTATCTTTCACAATTTTCCACCACTATAGTGGCAGGCAGGTTCCAGGCAGACTGCAGCTCCTGCAGGGTTTGTGCCAGATAAAAACAACTGGGGATGGAACTGGTTGGAGCGATGGATGGCTGTTCGTCCATGGGAGAACCGATTCCTTGACATTAATCTCAAAGATGGGGTGATGGTTCATGAGAATGGACTACCTGAGGGAAAGAAAGGAACTAAGGCTCAGAACAAACCTCCTGGGAAGAAAACTTTTTCAAATCTTCATTCCAATGTCCTAATGCAGAAATCAGGCCCATCACATTCTGAGGGGAGTGGCTCTTCATCGAGCCGATCTGTGAGCCAGCTAGCCTCTTCTGCTATGCCATCAGCTAAGGGAAAATCAAAGCCATCATTTGAGGAGGTTTCTGGAGAAGCCATCTCTCGGCCTCCTGGACCTGGTACTCGGTCGTATAGCAATCCAAAAGAGAGGCCATCACATCTGGATTCTCAGGCTAAGAAGCGGCTGTCCCTGCCAAGCAGTGGTGAGTCCACTTCATACTCTAAGAatactttttttaaaatcttCTTCAAGCTACCGCATCTTTGTTCCAAAACAATTTGCAGGCTTTTATCTAATGGTGGTAGGACGCCATCTTGTAACAATGCATTTTGGCTTGCTCCATAAGCTTAAAGATCTGGCTCCCTTTTCTGTCATTGCTGCACGTCATATTAGATAACATGGATTATATGAAATTGATAATGTAGGGGTGACATAATTACAATCTCTTGTACATGCATACatctattttgaaataattAGATAGCTATAGACTTCTTAATTTCTACTATATATGCGATATTTTTGTACGTGCAGTGCTTTTCCTAATAAACATGTAATATGGCATGAGTCAGGTGGCAACCTGCAAGCATGAAACTCGCATACTCAAGCTTGCATGTTCCGACTGGCTGATtcggcattattcatcatcccTTGGCCATCCTTATCTATTCATTTGCTTTGATCAATTTGATACCTCGTTGAAACTTACGTATACAAAAACATGTAACTGCTGCTGTGAAAGCTACTGACATTCATGTTATCAATAACAAGCAGGTGTGGCAGCAGGAAAACATTCTGCCAGCAGAACTGCAGCTAACCGGTCTGCAACTGCTCAGAAAGCCATCAGAGACACGCCTAAATCTGAAATAAAACACCGTTTGAATCCTACAGATCCAGCTCCAAAGAGAGTTGAGGTGCAGACATGAGACGCCATTTTCAGTTGATTACAATAGTATAGTAGCTGATCTGAGGATGTTCTCATGCTGTATCAAACTTTCtctgtatatatatttatgttctTTTCTGCCGGGGTTGGGGTCTCACATCTGTCTTGCAGATACTTGCGGCGAGAGGTCTGAAGATGCCAATGCTGATTGCTGCCTGCAATGATATAGGGAGACCTCATTCTATTACTGTACTATTAGTTGCATGACCATGCGGTTTTCTATTTGTTCTTGTTGAGTTTTAAGTTACTTTCTCGTCATTTTAATCTATTGTTGGATGGCCGTTGGCACTTGAGTCCCTAACTATTTGCAAAAGTGGTGAATTGTCTTGCATTAGTGGAGTGGTGATGGCCTCTTCTGAGTTTTAACACATCCAAAGAGAACGGGCACAGATGTCTGACGAGGAAACCATTTGGTATTGCAAAATTCTCACGTTGAATGTTACAATCTTAAGCTACAATTACAATGGGTGGCATTTACATACCACTGTATCATCCTAGGTTCTTTCTTGAATTCTTCTTTCGCCCCATCAGTCAGTGAAAACCAGACCCTTCTACTACACTAATGAGTTTGAGGCCACTGCTCTTATGGGCACTCCAACTGCTTCAGAATTTGGTTCAACCTTTTGGTAACCTGTGATGAATTAATTTCCTCATGTTCTATACTTATATGAGCACCATAGCCTGGATTCCTGGTAATAATGGATTGTGTGCCCAATCTTTAGTGGGATGCAGCTTTATGAATGGAGTGGGGCAAACCATGGATGGGTCTGTGAGTCTATCCAAGTGTCCATCTAATGGGAAGAAGGTTCCTCTTTGTTCCACTACTGATTTGTTTAGCATATGGTTATTGTCATCTCAAGCGAGAACCTTTTGAAGACCTTCGCAGCAGTCAGCCTTGGTCCTTGTTAAAAAGTGTTGAAATCATCATTTATCCCAAAAGCTTAAACCGGTGAAATGAGATAAAgaatgagatagatttatttatatattttatatattttatattttttttatatgtggGTCGGATTTTTTTTAATGCGTGAGTGTGAtagtgaaatttttaataatggagTTAAAAGTGGACGAAACAGGGTTCAAACttagaattttttctttgatatcAAGTTGAAATCTTTCGAAAGTTTAAGCTGATAGGATgcgatagatttatttatatattttatatttttttataaaaaataaatggtaAAAGTGTGACCTATGATTTTGTTTCAACTGGTTTATTTTTATGTTCTTTGCATGCTGAACGGTTGGACCCATGGGTGAGAACACAAATGTAGTGTTTGGAATGTCCctcgtcttcttttttttgaactttctattttttattaaattatattttttttgagatttatgtatattacatttatatttaataattcataaaactattaggaaaatTGTTTATTTCAtgtgaaaaattaaaattgcttttaaataagaaaaaaattgcttaaattttttttctgttcctgttatattatttaaaattattttagttattttttaaaaactttctaACTAAGTGTTTGATTTTATTTAAGATTAATGATTTGactaattttttgttaaattatggacttgaataaaaatataaatttattttttaaattattagatataaatttaatttattttttataatttatttatttatttattattattttaagcaGCCGACAAAGGCTGCCACCCTGGCACCTGTCGGTGTGAGTGCGCGACTATTCTCGTATCTGAGTGCCCTGCTGTCGAATTTTGTATTTTCTCTGTTTGTTTCTATTATTTCAGATACTTTATATCTTCTATATAACTGTTGTCTACCTTTTGTTGTTTTAAAAATACTCAGCTTATCTTTTGTCGCTACTTGGAGAGAAGAAGATACAAAACTGGAGTGTATTTAGCAGAAGAAGCGTGAGTGCTGTAATCTCTTATCATACACGTCGTGTGGACTGGCTCGGTTGCATCACACAAAATTAAGGGAGATGATGGTAGATAGGGACAGTTTAAAGGGTATTTGGAATGAAGTCTACAACACGTATCCAGTGATTGAGAAGGTATTTGGATGCCTTTCAATGCCGTTCTTTCAATGCAAAATTGACTCGCTACTGGAGAATGAAATTTAGTTATCTCTTTgctgcttatttttttttttttttgactctgTTGATCATATTCACATTAGATTGGCGTGCGCAAATATTATACCCACAAAaaagaatgataagatgtttattttgtgttttcaagtgtttttttttatgaaaaggctTTTGTTTTGATAAATATCTTAAATCAAATTTGCTCATAGCATCGAGGATTTTGGCATACCGTTCTAATATATCTTTTATGGCCGTATATGAAGAGTATAAATGAGTGTTACTTGACTCCTTCAACTTTCTTTTTGTCTTGAgtcaataatatattttattaagaacATTCATGTACGAGACATCATACTAATGATGGGTAGGTGGAAACTAAAATTTTTTAGATCATTTTTCtaccaaaaaatatatttatagcaatattttgtataaaatagttagAAGTATTGTATCTTGTGATGCCCATTAATTCGGTTTTCTATGTATGGGCATGGAAGGATGCCTGCCtccttgaaaaatttatataaaaaaaatctaaataatatgtgATCACTAAAAGCatgtttaagattttttttttattttttaagaattttagaagctctaaaataaaaatttactgGATAATGAGAGACAAATGCTTTATGCTATAAGCACCGTATAGCCCAATTATAACTtctaatttttataaatattatttatcaaatatattttttaatatattattataaaaatccGCTGATAGCGATGCATTAAGCAATAATATTTTCCCTAACTCTGACCAATTTTTTTGGCTTTcattccttcctcttcttttaaTTCAGCAAAACAAAGATCCAAGCAACAACTTCAATGTATCTTCTTAAAACCATCCAGTTTTCAAGATCGCAAACCGTCCAAAAAATCGACATTTATTGTCCACTTGTATGTGTTTGTATATGTATGTGATTTCTTTGTCACTAATAAGTGCTAAGTTGTGCCGCTATAATAAGCTAAAAAATTAATTCAAAGCCTTTGGAGAGCTGGAGTTGCCATTGAATTCAATTATCCAAAATCAAAGAAATAATCTCCCACTTGTACATCATAACTGCAGTACACCGCCAGTCAGCGACGCTTTTACTCCATTTCATTCAAAAACGAcagtgattaattaaaaacaaaataagaaataaagaaaatgggAAAAGGAACAAACAAATATAATCCAACTAGATACCTCCACCCTCATCCCTTCACTTCCGCTTCCCTTCACTCCCCTCCTCTTCCGCTCCCTCTCCGAACCCTAAaagatccaattttgattccaaAAATTCCCAAaagatccaattttgattccgaAAATCCACAAAAGATACAATTTTGATCCCAAAATCGAGAGACTCGATGGAAACGGAGAGATCCATGTCCTCCATTATCGATCTCTCCTCCGATCTCCGCTCTCCTTAAAGCACTAATCCCTACCGTTTCAATTTTTATCGGTTTTTCGAAGCTTTTGAGGCGGAGAAATTGCGATCGAGATCGAGAGATTTGGCCCAAAAATGCTCTCCAATTCGCCGTTTATTCTGTCGTTTCTTCTTTTGTTATCGCTTGccctcctcttcgttcttggCCCCCGGATTCTGACCCCAAAGACGCTTCCGAGCATCCCGGATCCCGACGAGATCGACGATCTCGCCCTCTTCCGCCGCGCCACCCTATCCTCCGCGGGAGGCGGTGCGGGCGCTGGCGCCGGACTCCGCCGACGGCCGGCGTCGCCGCCCAAGATCGCGTTCCTCTTCCTCACCAACTCCGACCTCTTCTTCGCCCCCTTGTGGGAGAAGTTCTTCGCCGGCCACGGGCAGCTGATGAACGTCTACGTCCACGCCGACCCCGCCGCCCGCCTCCACCACACGCCGACGCCTTCTTTCCGCGGGCGGTTCATCCCGGCCAAGGCCACCCAGCGCGCCTCCCCGACCCTCATCTCCGCCGCCCGCCGCCTCCTCGCGGCGGCGCTCATCGACGACCCCGCCAACGCCTTCTTCGCCCTCATCTCCCAGCACTGCATCCCCCTCCACTCGTTCCGCTTCGTCTACCACGCACTCCTCGCCGACCCcggctcctcctccctctcctccagcggccgcctccgccgccgccaccgcaGCTTCATCGAAATCCTCGCCAACACCTCCCTGCTCTGGGACCGCTACAACGCCCGCGGCAAGAACGTGATGCTGCCGGAGGTCCCTTTCGACCGCTTCCGCGTGGGCTCCCAATTCTTCATCCTCGCGCGGCGCCACGCCGTGCTCGTCGTCCGCGACCGTCGCCTCTGGAACAAGTTCCGCAATCCGTGCCTCAAATCCATGAAGGATTCCTGCTACCCGGAGGAGCATTACTTCCCTACCCTTCTCGACATGCAAGACCCCGATGGCTGCACTCGCTACACCCTCACTCGTGTCAATTGGACCGGCAGCGTCGGCGGCCACCCGCACACTTATCGCCCGCCGGAGGTCTCCGGCGATCTCATCCAGGAGCTGAGGAAGTCCAATTCCTCCTATTCCTACCTCTTCGCCCGCAAGTTCTCGCCCGACTGCCTCGATCCCCTGCTCGAGATCGCCGACACCGTCATCTTCCGAGATTAGTATCAAATTAGTCCTCTTGGTTGCCCAAATTATGCCGGGCGATCGATGCTGACACCAATGGAACGAGGTACGGACTATGGAGCCCATCCCCATTGTATCGCAAGATCGCCTCTTTCGGTTGTCTTGTGGTGGCTTGTCTAAAAGGAGAGCTTTTTCTTATCGTGTTGCAAGGCACTGCCATTGTCGGGTTTTCATGGAATATAGTAGCTGTTCACGAGAAAGAATTGTGTACATACAATATATCCTCTTCGTGATACCTTGCAGAAATATAGAGCATTAGATATGGTCACTCACTCCAAGATCTTTGTTTGGATTGTGTTGTATGTTAGATTTCTAGGGCTTCATGTTTTTAGGTCCACATTTCCCTGGATTCTTCTTATTATTCTCTTCATGTTCTAATCTTCTAGACCTGATTCAAAGGTCCACCCTTTGGGACTAATTTTGCTTCTAGGTGCaaggaaaaagggaagaaatctTACCAGGGTTTAAGTTTGGTGATTGTGAGATACTAGGTAGTCCCACAAACTGACTTGTTTGCTGATTAACAGTTTTTAAGGATTGTGGATGCTTTTCTCTAATTTGCTACTGCTTCTGCAACCATAAAATGGAATGATCTCTATGCTTAGCTTTGTTTGGTATGTGCTGTTCGTTTGGGCATTGTTGAGCTGGTGAGTGTAAACAGGCAAGACTGAATGATGACtagttcttttcttctctcattTCCTGCAGGGTTTGATGAGAAAGTGAGAGGTACTAAGGCTGCTCCATCTCATCCTTTTCATCTGGGAACAGCATCTATCCCTCTCTGAGTCACAACTATTTTActcccatcttcttcttccactcATCCAGACCTGGCAAGATGGGCTGATTAGAGAGTTAGGAGGAATTAAGTGAGGTTGTTAAGTGTGATTAGTAACAATGGAAAGCAACCATGCTTAGGCATTTAGCATTCCCATCCTATGTAATACACAAACTCAGTCCATCCAATATCAATACATATAGTGATTTTTATGGTCATGACAGTGtagttcttttctctctcttgctgGTCCCTTGACTTAGTTTATATAAAGATTATGTGAAATCATGTAGTTTGGTGTAGGCAAAGTATATTCATTGAGTGAGGTCCTTTGCTTGGGAAAGAAATAAAGGTTTAGAGAAACCTTTATATGGTGCTTCTAGTCTTTTGGATCAGTGGATTCTGACCTGTCctctttatattttcttttttgtttgttgCTTCTTAATAAAGGTGTAGGTAAGGTGAAAGCGGCATCTTCTCCTCTCTCATCCTTTCCTTTGGTAAGGCCAATACTGGTACAACAGTCTATCTACTACCCTTACCTATCTATCTTCTATATTAGATTAGATTCTAGCGAGGCTCTCAAGCCCTAAGATCTCCATTAGTAGGGCGGGGCCCTTGGCTTCACTACAGGGTGCAGGAGTTGTGCTCTTTTTTCCCCCTCCGCTCTTGCTTTTTTGCTTTTGCTGGGCTTCCTTCCGTCCTTTTTTCGATCCGCTGGTTGGGACCGAAGAGCGACCGGACTTCGACTCAACCGGCATTGGGTGGGACCCagcagggtttttttttttaagaaaaaaagtttGGTGGCATCCCTTCAACTTTTTTAGATTGCATTTATATCCCAAACTTTCAGATTTTTTCAATTAAACCCCAAAATTTAAGATTTGATTGTAATATGTATCTGCTAGGATCTATGAATATATGATTGTCGCATGCAATAAgttcatatttaaaattttattaataaccTTTTTATCTGGAGAAGAAGACAGGTTATGTTTTGGCTGGAACCACCAGTAAATTTTGAGGGCAAATTAGTTATTTCATTTATGCCGTTAATGGTGTTAGAGCTTGCATGGACGGGTAGCCTATACTGCAACCAATTCTTGAGTTTTGgggtttaattaaaaaattgaaaagttttGGATGCAACCGCAGATCGCGAAAAGTTGAAGGGTTTagttgatttttttcttctttattcttctgttttattttattttcttaatgtTAAATAGGATTGGTGGGTCCACATCCTTCATAAGATTTGGGTCTTTTTGTATTAGGTTGGGGCCAAGGAGGCATGGGTCTTATTCTATGTAAGATGTGCTGCTTTTCTATTGATTATATACAGatttaaggctgcaaatgggtcgggttgactcGTAACCCGATCTGACCTGCTTAGATTTGATTTGATTTGTTTTGAAGAATCTGTGCGGCCAAGTCGGGTTCTAAAATTGGATCCGTTCCATTTTTCGGGTCGGGTTGGATTTACTGAATTCGGACCCGGCCCGATCATTTGAAATTTGGGTAATTTTAGGTTTTCAATTCTACAAGCTGATCCGATCTAATCTGgatctgtaaaattatttgtgCACATAAGCTGCAGCCCGTGGGGATGCAAACATAAGTTTTGAAGCTATTGATGGGTTGACCCATACCGGATCCGAATTTTTTGGATTAGGTTTGAGTTATACATGGATCTAATTAGGCCCGAATGAtatgttgggtcaaaaattgtagcggtggacccgacccgatcgaAGAAAACATCTAGTGCAAAACCTAATTGAAGAAAAACAAAGCCATCTAACATAGATCATGAAGCAAAGCAAGCTAGAATCAATTATCTAATTGATTGTAATACCTTAGGGCTATAGACGAGATTAGAGGCCATGAACTCCTTGATTAGGGTGGAGGAGTATTGCACCATGTTGGGTCTGATCTGCAATTAGAAAAAAATGATCAGAGGTCACCAAAACATGTTTGATGCTTGTTATTTATGGAGAAGAAGTTGTCGAACTGCGTGGTTAGTATCATGCGATTTGCGGATGAGCAACTAAGCTCTTTACTAATCTATTAATCTGGACAGTTATGACATTCTTCTTAGGATGCATCGggatctttcttttttcttatttgcCAATCTAGACAGTTACAATATTCCTTTTCAGGCACGCCGGCATCGCGTTGAACTATAACCAATTGCGCTATTATCATGCTGATCATTCGAAGATTTGATCGATTGTTGATTCTGTGGGACATATGTCATCATCTGGTCTATGGGTTGAGCTATTAGAAGAGATTTTAGGAATGGTGAATCTGTTGCCAAATGCTCGGTGTGGAATTTTTTAAATTGggcattgtcaaattgtcgatcGTTGTTAGTGATAAGGACCTAGAGGATTCCAAACTGACAGATTATGAATTTTTAGATGAAACTCTGAGCATTCTTCTTGGTGATTTGAGCTAAGGGTTCTGTTTTGACCCACTTTGTGAAGTAGTTAATGACGATGATGTGGAGTTTTCTTTGCTCGATGGCTTGCAAAAAAGAGCCAAGAATGTTCATTCCCCACTAGGCGAATGACCAAGAGGTGCCAATCGGATTTAACTCCATGACTAGTTGGTGTTGGACATTGGCATGTCTCTAGCACTGGATGCACTTACTTATGAACTGTGCAACATCCTTCTACAATGTCAACCAGTAATACCCCTGTATATAGTTTGCCGACGATCAGTATGTACCAAGTAACCTGATGTTTAAGTTTATGGGCCTTCTTCTAGTCAGTAAGGAGTGGATGATAGGATCTatccagctcggctcgtccTCTAATTAGAGTACCTAGTCATGAATTCTATCAATGTTGTATCTATCAAGCACTTCAAAATAAGTGGTTCTACTTAAGTCGGAGCATTTGAGCTAACTAGTTTGGATAGAACATTTACCTTCACATTTTCGTCCCAAGGTATCTGCTGAATTTTAAACTTGTCAAAAGTTGAGGAGATCTCCTTCACCTTTTGCAACAGTCGGGTCCCATGCTTCATACTCTCCTCGAACATGATTGACAACCAGGTGTGAATCATTACGGGTCCTAAGACGGGCTATCTCGACAGCTTGGGCTAATTTTAGCTTGGTGATTGGTGCCTCATACTCTACTTCATTATTGGAGGTCTTGAAATTGAACCTCAGGACATACTCGGCGATGACATCCTTGAGACTGGCTAGAATCAGCCAGCTCCACATCCACCTGCATTGGAGGACCCGTCAACGTGGAATTGTCTAGAAAGATTACACCTCTAACTTGTTTAAATCATGCTTGGCTTCGGTTTCTACTCTAACCTCAACTTCAGCTTCCACTCTGATCTTGGTGTCGGCTTCTTCCGGCACAGTGCATTCGACTATGAAGTCGGTAAGTGCCTGTGCCTTAATGGCAGACCTAGGTCGATAATTTATGTCAAATTCTCCTAGCTCAATGGTCCATTTGTCTAGGCGGTCAGAAGTTTCTAGTTTTTGTAATACCTGCCTCAATGACTGATCGGTGAAAGTATGGCCACAGTCTTTGTTCTCAAGTGATCAGGGTGTAGGCCACTTTCTTTATCCTCGGGTACCTTGTCTTGGTATCCTAGAGTAGTTGGCTCACATAGTAGACCGCTCTTCGATTCCCGTATTCTTCCCTGACAAGGATCGAGCTGATTGCTAGGGGAAGATGACCATTTAGAGATACAAGTTTTTTCTGctctcaaatttacttagaagtGGAGGTGATCTGAGGTACAACTTTAGTTAATCAAAGGCTACTTGGCATTCCTCAACCCATTCAAAACTTCTGGCATTCCTTAGGACCTTGAAGAAGGGGAAAATCTTTCTGCTAACCTTGACACAAAAAGGCTGAGAGAAGTCACCCGACTAGCAAATTGCTAGGCCTCTTTAATTATCCTCGGTGTTGCCATTTCTAATACTGCTCGGACCTTCACTAGTTTGAtctcgatcccccattgggtcACCATAAAATCCAGAAACTTTTCCGAGGTGACTCCAAACGTGCACTTGCTCAAATTGAGTTTTATACAATATTCCCTCATGGTCTAGAAGGCTTAGTATAGATTGGTAACATGATGTTTGGCTCTCTAGCTTTTTTCGAGCATTTCATCTACATATGCCTCCATATTTTAACTGATCTGTTGGTATGTAGCCTCAGTATTTTTCAATTCGAATGGCATCATCCAGTAACAATATAACTCTTTATCGGTGACAAATTCtatttgttgctggaaattggacccaggggcaatcttcggtcgaggagagggagcgactgttagtcctcacggcggggcggcggtctgtcggcgggcggcgtcctgcgtccggggcggtcggagagaaggaacagcaggtcctcgcagcggggcggcgatccgttggctggcggcgtcctccgtccgggtgcctgcacacgaaccggtggccgggttctccggcgccggccctccgacgctcaagtcagggagggggcaaatagtggggagaaggagataaacagtgatttttgggtgtatgaatgttccaatcccctcttgagaggccaaggctcccttttatatgcgggggtcggtttacctgtgatgtaacagggcgaggccgtagtacggcttggcatgttgttcaggtcggcgctcggtcaggcgaatcattgcgctgatgtcggcggtatggccgagatcagagacttatcatagtcgactagaccctgctggatcgatttgccgtggagagctggggatccgtagatgtcaggagccatgcgcatttgtggagtaagtcggagatccgcattaatggtggagtaagccggagatccgcatttattgttgagtgtgccggaagattacagcggccatgcgcaataaatgccggaggggtgttagagtacggtcctcggacatcggggtttctcttaggtcggaggtttcggggtcggtcgtcttgtggccgagcgttccgaggtcggacgctgacttcggctgtccggggtcggaggttgtacggcttcttaggggcatttatgtcatttggggggaaactttattccccccaacactaccccctgacttccgagttcgagcggcttgtggggctcggacgtgggaagtaaagtctgtcactaaggttggggggaaggtctcgcccgcccccttgtgctttccggagctttcatggtgagatatgtgccctttggcgtctcgaggctgctttatccggtgagctaatgatggagctcgtatcatcatgcttctcgaatcgccaggatcattttacggcggattaatgatgggggac
It includes:
- the LOC103705718 gene encoding glycosyltransferase BC10-like → MLSNSPFILSFLLLLSLALLFVLGPRILTPKTLPSIPDPDEIDDLALFRRATLSSAGGGAGAGAGLRRRPASPPKIAFLFLTNSDLFFAPLWEKFFAGHGQLMNVYVHADPAARLHHTPTPSFRGRFIPAKATQRASPTLISAARRLLAAALIDDPANAFFALISQHCIPLHSFRFVYHALLADPGSSSLSSSGRLRRRHRSFIEILANTSLLWDRYNARGKNVMLPEVPFDRFRVGSQFFILARRHAVLVVRDRRLWNKFRNPCLKSMKDSCYPEEHYFPTLLDMQDPDGCTRYTLTRVNWTGSVGGHPHTYRPPEVSGDLIQELRKSNSSYSYLFARKFSPDCLDPLLEIADTVIFRD